A single Mangrovimonas sp. YM274 DNA region contains:
- a CDS encoding PUR family DNA/RNA-binding protein, whose translation MSDQGMMEKEEIFSKVLRAGRRTYFFDVRATKAGDYYLTITESKKFTNEDGSFHYKKHKIYLYKEDFAEFNEILAEMTDYIIEEKGDEVISERHQKNFKKDDYYSNDDIEEGETSYETTASTGSFTDVNFEDI comes from the coding sequence ATGAGTGACCAAGGAATGATGGAAAAAGAGGAAATTTTTTCTAAAGTATTAAGAGCAGGAAGACGAACATATTTTTTTGACGTAAGAGCAACCAAAGCTGGAGATTACTACCTAACTATTACAGAAAGTAAAAAATTCACCAATGAGGATGGGTCTTTTCACTACAAAAAACATAAAATTTACTTATACAAAGAAGATTTTGCTGAATTTAACGAAATCTTAGCTGAAATGACAGATTATATCATCGAAGAAAAAGGAGATGAAGTAATTAGCGAGCGTCACCAAAAAAACTTCAAAAAAGACGATTATTATTCTAACGACGATATTGAAGAAGGAGAAACAAGCTACGAGACTACGGCCTCTACTGGAAGTTTTACCGATGTAAACTTTGAAGATATTTAA
- a CDS encoding ABC transporter ATP-binding protein has product MKELQHLNKYFYKYRYKLLAGIVITIVARIFLLFTPELVGSSVDVIDQYRKGAITDIALVKKELFINILYIVGAAIVGGVFTFLMRQTIINVSRYIEYDLKNEVYNQYQRLSLDFYKSNRTGDLMNRISEDVGKAREYAGPAIMYSINTITLFIIALFLMFKSAPMLTLYTIIPLPVLSYFIYILSKAIHKRSTIVQVWLSKLNTFAQESFSGVGVIKSYGIEQQVYEDFDKLSAENRQKNIDLTKVQALFFPLMILLIGLSNIIVIYIGGKQYIDGEIESLGVIAKFIIYVNLLTWPVATVGWVTSVVQRAEASQKRINEFLKIEPSIKNNTDAHSVIQGNIEFKNVSFTYPDTNIQALKGISFTLKKGESLAILGKTGSGKSTILDLIGRLYDIDTGTILIDETPIDRVNLTDLRDSIGYVPQDAFLFSDTIKNNIKFGKEDATDEEVINAAKNSDVHKNITGFSKGYDTILGERGITLSGGQKQRISIARAIIKSPKILLFDDCLSAVDTETEEKILKNLNKVSKDKTTVIVSHRISSAKNADHIIVLDNGEIIQRGNHETLLNSKGYYKDLYLKQLSEKEI; this is encoded by the coding sequence ATGAAAGAATTACAACATCTCAACAAATATTTTTACAAGTATCGTTACAAACTTCTCGCAGGTATTGTCATTACCATAGTAGCCCGTATTTTTTTATTGTTTACTCCTGAATTGGTAGGGTCATCTGTTGACGTTATCGACCAATATAGAAAGGGTGCTATTACAGATATTGCTTTAGTAAAAAAGGAGCTATTCATTAATATTTTATACATAGTGGGAGCTGCCATAGTGGGAGGAGTCTTTACTTTTTTAATGAGACAGACCATCATCAACGTATCCAGATATATTGAATACGATTTAAAGAATGAAGTGTACAATCAGTACCAGCGTCTCTCCTTGGATTTCTATAAATCCAACCGTACCGGAGATTTAATGAATCGTATTAGCGAAGATGTTGGAAAAGCACGAGAGTATGCAGGCCCAGCCATAATGTACAGTATCAATACCATCACCTTATTTATTATTGCTCTCTTTTTAATGTTCAAGTCAGCCCCTATGTTGACTTTGTATACCATTATTCCTCTTCCTGTGCTTTCTTATTTCATTTATATTTTAAGTAAAGCCATTCACAAGCGCAGTACCATTGTTCAAGTTTGGCTCTCCAAACTTAATACCTTTGCCCAAGAATCATTTAGTGGTGTTGGGGTTATAAAATCCTACGGCATCGAACAGCAGGTGTATGAAGATTTTGATAAGCTCTCTGCTGAAAACCGACAAAAGAACATTGACCTAACCAAAGTACAAGCCCTGTTTTTTCCGTTAATGATCTTACTAATTGGGCTAAGTAACATTATCGTTATATATATAGGTGGGAAACAATATATTGATGGAGAAATAGAAAGTTTAGGGGTTATTGCCAAATTTATAATCTATGTAAACCTACTTACTTGGCCTGTTGCCACCGTAGGTTGGGTAACCTCTGTGGTACAAAGAGCTGAAGCCTCCCAAAAACGCATCAATGAATTTTTAAAAATAGAACCTAGTATAAAGAACAACACCGATGCTCACAGTGTGATTCAAGGAAATATTGAATTTAAAAATGTATCGTTTACCTATCCAGACACCAATATTCAAGCATTAAAGGGCATTAGTTTTACATTGAAAAAAGGAGAATCTCTTGCCATTTTGGGAAAAACAGGCTCCGGTAAATCTACTATTCTAGACCTTATTGGGCGACTTTACGATATTGATACAGGTACTATTCTTATAGACGAAACGCCAATTGATCGTGTAAACTTAACCGATTTAAGAGACAGCATTGGTTATGTACCGCAGGACGCCTTCCTGTTTTCGGATACCATCAAAAACAACATTAAGTTTGGAAAAGAGGACGCCACGGATGAAGAGGTTATTAATGCCGCCAAAAACTCAGATGTCCACAAAAATATTACTGGATTCTCAAAAGGCTATGATACTATTTTGGGAGAGCGCGGGATTACCTTATCTGGAGGACAAAAACAACGGATATCCATTGCAAGGGCCATTATAAAGTCACCTAAAATTTTATTGTTTGATGACTGTCTTTCAGCTGTCGACACAGAAACCGAAGAGAAAATCCTCAAGAACCTTAACAAGGTATCCAAAGACAAAACAACCGTAATTGTAAGCCACAGGATTTCCTCTGCAAAGAACGCAGATCACATCATTGTCTTGGATAATGGCGAGATCATTCAAAGAGGAAATCATGAAACTCTCTTAAATTCAAAAGGTTACTACAAAGACCTTTATTTAAAACAGCTCAGCGAAAAAGAAATATGA
- a CDS encoding 1-acyl-sn-glycerol-3-phosphate acyltransferase translates to MNKIWLFLVRSYVQLGLFFYYRKVLVAKQQPFSKNEAVIFLGNHQNALMDALVIAAKNGRFVYFLTRASVFSNPLVAKILRSLRMLPVYRVRDGWKTISKNDEVFKTCSKLLQDKKAIAVFPEGNHNLKRTVRPLSKGFTRIVFETLAKYPDTRLSLIPVGINYEDAIGYANGVLLNFGTTIKVTSQDIIKSPNMAQQLKTRVHEELCALTTHIDSKAYDDTLQRLEADKVDFLNPIAVNKYVDTGFNGAHLKTATQGGWTKRFFVSLLKCVLLPPYLVWKQILLPRIKEREFVSTFRFAVVLTLVPFYLILSTTIIAGIFGLPVAGIYLLGILIVALLAVKL, encoded by the coding sequence TTGAATAAGATTTGGTTGTTTTTGGTAAGAAGCTATGTGCAACTAGGTCTCTTTTTTTATTACCGAAAAGTTTTGGTAGCAAAGCAGCAGCCTTTTTCCAAAAATGAGGCCGTAATCTTTTTGGGGAATCACCAAAATGCACTTATGGATGCTTTGGTTATAGCTGCCAAAAATGGTCGTTTTGTCTATTTTTTGACACGAGCAAGTGTTTTTAGCAACCCTTTGGTCGCTAAAATTTTAAGGAGTCTCAGAATGTTGCCTGTCTATAGGGTAAGGGACGGTTGGAAAACAATTTCAAAAAACGATGAAGTTTTTAAAACCTGCTCCAAACTATTGCAAGACAAAAAGGCGATAGCTGTTTTCCCAGAAGGAAACCACAATTTAAAACGAACTGTCAGACCCTTAAGTAAGGGCTTTACCAGAATTGTTTTTGAAACCTTGGCGAAGTACCCTGACACAAGGCTGTCGTTGATTCCTGTGGGGATCAACTATGAAGACGCTATAGGCTATGCTAATGGCGTCTTATTAAATTTTGGAACCACCATAAAGGTTACGTCCCAAGACATTATAAAAAGTCCTAATATGGCGCAACAACTTAAAACAAGGGTTCATGAAGAGTTGTGTGCATTGACTACTCATATTGATTCAAAAGCTTATGACGATACGTTGCAAAGATTGGAGGCAGACAAAGTTGATTTTCTCAATCCTATTGCTGTCAATAAATATGTAGATACTGGTTTTAATGGAGCTCATTTGAAAACTGCAACACAAGGTGGATGGACAAAGCGATTTTTTGTATCCCTTTTGAAATGTGTTTTGTTGCCCCCTTATTTGGTTTGGAAGCAAATATTGTTGCCTAGGATAAAGGAACGTGAATTTGTGTCTACCTTTCGGTTTGCTGTGGTGTTAACTCTTGTGCCGTTTTACTTAATTCTATCTACGACAATAATTGCAGGTATATTTGGACTGCCTGTTGCCGGGATATATTTATTAGGTATTCTTATAGTCGCTTTATTGGCAGTGAAACTTTAG
- a CDS encoding thioredoxin family protein, with product MARTPSNMLPLGTKAPQFTLYDTVSGTNQSLDDLKGLKGTVIMFICNHCPFVKHVNTELSKIAKDFTSKGINWVAISSNDVENYPEDNPNLMKEMAINEGFIFPYLYDQTQKVAKDYDAACTPDFYLFDDDLKLVYRGQLDDSRPGNDIPVTGKDLRDALNALLNNSPISDNQKPSIGCNIKWKNA from the coding sequence ATGGCTAGAACACCTTCAAACATGTTGCCCTTGGGCACAAAAGCACCACAATTTACACTTTACGACACCGTAAGCGGCACCAACCAATCCTTGGATGACCTTAAAGGTCTAAAAGGAACCGTAATTATGTTTATCTGTAATCACTGCCCCTTTGTCAAGCATGTGAATACTGAATTGTCCAAAATAGCCAAAGACTTTACCTCCAAAGGAATAAATTGGGTAGCCATCTCTAGTAATGATGTTGAAAATTATCCTGAAGACAACCCTAACCTCATGAAAGAAATGGCCATAAATGAAGGTTTTATCTTCCCTTACCTTTATGACCAAACCCAAAAAGTAGCTAAAGACTACGATGCCGCCTGTACCCCAGACTTCTATTTATTTGATGATGATTTAAAGCTTGTGTACCGAGGGCAACTAGATGATTCAAGACCTGGAAATGATATTCCGGTAACAGGAAAGGACCTTAGAGACGCCTTAAATGCACTACTTAACAATTCTCCTATTTCAGACAACCAAAAGCCTAGCATTGGTTGTAACATTAAATGGAAAAATGCTTAG
- a CDS encoding tRNA-binding protein gives MNNSITFEDFSKVDLRVGTIIEVNDFPKAHRPAYQLTIDFGTLGIKKSSAQITSLYTKAELLNKQVVAVVNFPKKQIANFISECLLLGAVDGKDVVLLNPEQHVDNGTSVA, from the coding sequence ATGAACAACAGCATAACTTTTGAGGACTTTTCTAAAGTGGATCTTCGTGTAGGAACCATTATTGAAGTAAATGATTTCCCTAAGGCACATCGGCCAGCCTATCAGTTAACTATTGATTTTGGTACTTTGGGAATTAAGAAGTCCTCCGCCCAAATTACGAGCTTATATACCAAGGCGGAATTACTGAACAAACAAGTTGTGGCTGTTGTCAATTTCCCTAAGAAACAAATAGCCAATTTTATTAGCGAATGTTTGTTGTTGGGAGCAGTAGATGGAAAAGATGTGGTGTTGTTGAATCCAGAGCAGCATGTAGATAATGGAACTTCTGTAGCTTAA
- a CDS encoding right-handed parallel beta-helix repeat-containing protein: MQKNLLYLIFFLSTFANASVITGSVLLDDSSDHSGITIKFAPISPSAVYGETTSNSDGTFNATIENGIYDVTFEKEGYQTYTLSDQFIAENTTLPSVVLNSNSIVNIGIIGLFPTNVSGVWTSNNTYIVNGNIKVPSGATLTIEPGTLIKFSGYYSILVNGTLNAIGTEENYIRFTSQNSNPSNTDWNSININSSSNSTILKYCIIEYGKEENSENKGIVNIEAEATIENCIIRHSDEKGISIGNDATNVNILNNEISDCDRGVFFNDSTNPIAIIDGNRIYDNAIGIYTGWANYQTVVRNNIISDCINGISTYTSITIHNNIIFDSTKGISVNGNQPTIRNNTIFSNLKGVSIYNSDAFNPNPIINSNIIINNSVSGIISEGTPVPNSVTYNLLYNNGNDVSNLPIGIGTIVTTNDNGTPSDTYYNIFSSADLISMDPLNPDFCKLNNSSSAINAGDPDIENIYNSTIIDIGAKESSETLSINDLLENNVSIFPNPISDHLNIKGAKKQQFNKIILYNLNGKMINEFTLENLTSEYTIENLDNLNSGIYFLGLFNNNFELNTIKLLKK; the protein is encoded by the coding sequence ATGCAAAAAAATCTACTTTATTTAATTTTCTTTTTATCCACTTTTGCAAATGCTTCTGTAATTACAGGAAGCGTTTTGCTCGATGACAGCTCCGATCATAGTGGTATTACCATTAAATTTGCCCCTATTTCGCCTAGTGCTGTTTATGGTGAAACAACATCAAACTCAGATGGTACATTCAACGCAACCATTGAGAATGGAATTTATGATGTCACCTTTGAAAAAGAAGGCTATCAAACATACACCTTGAGCGACCAGTTCATCGCCGAAAACACAACACTTCCAAGCGTTGTTCTAAACTCCAACTCTATAGTCAATATTGGAATAATTGGCTTATTTCCAACAAACGTATCTGGCGTTTGGACAAGTAACAACACCTATATTGTTAACGGAAATATTAAAGTACCCTCTGGAGCAACTCTAACCATTGAACCTGGAACACTAATTAAATTCAGTGGTTACTATTCAATTTTGGTTAACGGCACCTTAAATGCTATTGGGACTGAGGAAAATTACATTAGGTTTACTTCTCAAAATTCCAATCCTTCAAATACTGATTGGAATAGCATAAACATTAATTCAAGTTCAAACTCAACTATTTTGAAATACTGTATCATTGAATATGGAAAAGAAGAGAATTCTGAGAATAAAGGAATAGTAAATATAGAAGCTGAAGCCACTATAGAAAACTGCATTATAAGACATAGTGATGAAAAAGGAATAAGTATTGGCAATGATGCAACAAATGTGAACATTTTAAACAATGAAATATCGGATTGTGATAGAGGTGTGTTTTTCAATGATTCAACTAACCCCATTGCAATTATCGATGGTAACCGTATCTATGACAATGCGATTGGGATTTATACAGGTTGGGCAAATTACCAAACTGTAGTTCGTAACAATATCATTTCAGATTGTATAAATGGTATATCAACTTATACAAGCATTACTATCCACAACAATATTATTTTCGATTCAACTAAAGGGATTTCTGTTAATGGTAACCAACCTACCATAAGAAACAACACTATTTTTTCAAATTTAAAAGGAGTAAGCATTTATAATTCAGATGCATTTAACCCAAACCCTATAATAAACTCCAATATAATTATAAACAACAGTGTAAGCGGAATCATTTCAGAAGGAACTCCTGTTCCGAACTCTGTAACCTACAACCTTTTGTACAATAATGGTAATGATGTAAGCAATTTACCTATAGGAATTGGGACCATTGTGACCACCAATGACAATGGAACCCCATCAGACACCTATTACAATATCTTCTCTTCAGCTGATTTGATTTCTATGGATCCTCTAAACCCAGATTTTTGTAAATTAAATAATTCCTCTAGCGCCATTAATGCGGGCGATCCCGACATAGAGAACATTTATAATTCTACAATAATTGACATAGGTGCTAAGGAGAGTTCTGAAACTCTCTCTATAAACGATTTATTGGAAAATAATGTTTCCATTTTCCCTAATCCCATTTCAGACCATCTCAATATAAAAGGGGCAAAGAAGCAGCAGTTCAATAAAATAATACTTTACAACTTAAATGGAAAAATGATAAATGAGTTCACCCTAGAGAATTTAACCAGTGAATACACAATAGAAAATTTAGATAACTTAAATTCTGGAATTTATTTTTTAGGTCTTTTCAATAACAATTTTGAGCTCAATACAATTAAACTCTTGAAAAAATAA
- a CDS encoding bile acid:sodium symporter family protein gives MQELDTVQIQFNNDDLWVLNVALAVVMFGVALGISVEDFKNVMKQPRLIFVGLLSQFIVLPLLTFLVILVINPQPSIALGMMMVAACPGGNISNFMTHLANGNSALSVSLTALGTLLAIVMTPLNFQLYGNLYPPTAQILRTVEVAPLELLKLVVLLLGIPLILGMTLRYKNVRLAERLSKLLKPLSIIVFVAIVIIAFSNNLDVFNNYISHVVYIGTGHNLLAISTGFIAAKLFGLTKRDQKTIAIETGIQNSGLGLLLIFTFFNGLGGMAIMAAFWGIWHIVSGLALALYWSKTSSKISVV, from the coding sequence ATGCAAGAATTAGATACTGTCCAAATTCAGTTCAACAATGATGATTTATGGGTGCTTAACGTTGCTTTGGCTGTGGTGATGTTTGGAGTGGCTTTGGGAATATCGGTTGAAGATTTTAAAAATGTAATGAAACAGCCTAGATTGATTTTTGTAGGGCTGCTTTCGCAATTTATTGTCTTACCATTATTAACTTTTTTAGTGATTTTGGTTATAAATCCTCAACCAAGTATTGCCTTAGGTATGATGATGGTAGCGGCTTGTCCTGGCGGTAATATATCAAATTTCATGACACATTTGGCTAATGGAAATTCGGCATTGTCAGTAAGTTTAACGGCTTTGGGAACCTTGTTGGCTATTGTTATGACTCCTTTAAATTTTCAGCTTTATGGCAACCTGTATCCGCCAACAGCCCAAATATTGAGAACAGTGGAAGTGGCTCCATTGGAATTGCTGAAACTGGTAGTGTTGCTTTTGGGAATTCCATTAATATTGGGCATGACATTGCGGTATAAAAATGTAAGGTTGGCTGAGCGCTTGTCGAAATTGTTGAAACCGCTTTCTATTATAGTTTTTGTAGCTATTGTGATTATAGCTTTTTCAAATAACCTAGATGTGTTTAATAATTACATTTCTCATGTAGTTTATATTGGAACTGGTCATAATTTGTTGGCAATTAGCACAGGGTTTATTGCCGCAAAATTATTTGGATTGACCAAACGTGATCAAAAAACGATAGCAATAGAAACGGGCATCCAAAATTCAGGGTTGGGATTACTCTTGATTTTTACCTTTTTTAATGGACTGGGAGGTATGGCTATTATGGCTGCCTTTTGGGGTATTTGGCATATTGTGTCTGGGTTGGCTTTGGCCTTGTATTGGTCTAAAACGTCTTCTAAAATTAGTGTGGTTTGA
- a CDS encoding DUF1572 domain-containing protein, which translates to MKRSKQIANRFREVILSGDWIANTNLKSLLSDVNWQMAITPAGQLNTIGTLAQHIHYYIAGTLNVLQGGDLLIKDKFSFDFPPITSQKDWEQRLKIIIEDAETFALEVEKLSSKDLDKVFVKEAYGTYERNIEAIIEHSYYHLGQISLLKKLVLSSR; encoded by the coding sequence ATGAAACGCTCAAAACAAATTGCCAATCGGTTTAGGGAGGTGATCCTTTCTGGGGATTGGATTGCGAACACCAATTTAAAATCACTACTCTCCGATGTCAATTGGCAAATGGCCATCACACCTGCTGGGCAACTCAACACTATAGGTACTCTTGCCCAACACATCCACTACTACATTGCTGGCACTCTAAATGTTTTACAAGGAGGAGACCTTTTAATAAAGGACAAATTCAGTTTTGATTTCCCTCCTATAACTTCTCAAAAAGATTGGGAACAACGACTGAAAATAATCATTGAAGATGCCGAAACCTTTGCTCTTGAGGTTGAAAAACTCTCCTCTAAGGATCTAGATAAAGTTTTTGTAAAAGAGGCCTACGGAACCTATGAACGTAATATTGAAGCCATCATAGAACACAGCTATTATCATCTTGGGCAAATTTCATTGTTAAAGAAATTAGTTTTATCGTCAAGGTAG
- a CDS encoding sugar-binding domain-containing protein: protein MKYAYLIILSVICFNCQNTPTPTQYRHTLNLEGSWQFALDTANVGTSEKWFLTDLNDNVTLPGTTDSNKKGFVNTDTTTMHLNRPFIYEGAAWYRKKVIIPENFKEQHIILYLERTKPSNVWIDSTLVGSSQLLQAPQQFDVSSFLSPGEHYITLQINNDLKLTPYGNVHIYTDDTQTNWNGVIGKMYLEASAPTYISNLQVFPNIEKKAIDVAIEVENGSDQVSLELLVENTINGVTTQLKPQQFILANKSKNTVSYVFENDIALWDEYEQPLYKVTAIISNKNTKDAQSVIFGMRNFKVDGRHFAINGRQTFLRGKHDAAVFPNIGHTPMDVESWRKIYKIAKSYGINHYRFHTYCPPEAAFTAADLEGMYLQAELPFWGGLESDTIAAQLKAEGEAMLKAYANHPSFVMFSPGNEIWSGHDNVEKLMVSLKGYDGRPMYTIGSNNNIGYVPPRDYAEFFVGARTPFDGDANKAHTRLTHAFADAKDGGILNTQTPSTNFNFDYSVSRLELPIISHEIGQYQIYPDYKEIEKYTGILKAWNLIEFKNRLEKAGMLDLDSAFQKASGAWSAICYKAEMEAALRTKDMAGFQLLDLQDFPGQGTALVGILDAFMDSKDVVTPETWKQSCNDVVLLLEFPKYTWTNSEHFTAQLDVVNYSNKAITEGVQWKVEKENGFVMNQGNVSATSISNDGLSNLGKLSFDLSNIEKPERLNVLVSIANTEYSNSYPIWVYPSKEDIEIPTSISIVEDLNTSALNNLKNGGTVLYFPKTSSIEKNSFPGHFPPEFWNYGMFKSISESNNKPVSPGTLGLLMDPKHPIFNAFPTDFHTNWQWFSMIKNSNSLILDNTANDYRPIVQVIDNLERNHKLGLIFEFKVGTGKLLVCMSQLNKIADRPEARQLYQSIVNYMESEDFHPSYEISAEELTSLFH, encoded by the coding sequence ATGAAATACGCCTATCTCATTATACTCAGTGTGATTTGCTTTAACTGCCAAAACACCCCCACTCCAACACAATACAGACATACATTAAATCTGGAAGGTTCATGGCAATTTGCTTTGGACACAGCCAATGTTGGCACTTCCGAAAAATGGTTCTTGACGGATTTGAATGACAACGTAACTTTACCGGGAACTACAGATTCCAATAAAAAAGGCTTTGTTAACACAGATACCACCACTATGCACCTCAACCGTCCTTTTATTTATGAAGGTGCCGCTTGGTATAGAAAAAAGGTGATCATTCCGGAAAATTTCAAGGAGCAGCATATCATATTGTATTTGGAACGCACAAAACCTTCAAATGTTTGGATTGATAGTACGCTTGTTGGATCTTCACAATTATTGCAAGCACCTCAACAGTTTGATGTGTCCTCCTTTTTAAGTCCCGGGGAACATTATATCACGCTTCAAATCAATAACGATTTAAAATTAACGCCTTACGGAAATGTGCATATCTACACCGATGATACCCAAACCAATTGGAATGGGGTTATTGGGAAAATGTACTTAGAAGCCTCTGCGCCTACCTACATTTCCAACCTACAGGTATTTCCAAATATTGAAAAGAAAGCAATAGATGTTGCCATTGAGGTAGAAAATGGCTCAGATCAAGTTTCCCTAGAACTTTTAGTGGAGAACACCATCAATGGCGTAACTACACAATTGAAACCTCAACAATTCATACTTGCCAATAAATCTAAAAACACCGTGAGTTATGTATTTGAAAACGACATAGCGCTATGGGATGAGTATGAACAACCGCTTTACAAAGTAACAGCCATTATTTCCAATAAAAACACCAAAGATGCCCAATCAGTGATTTTTGGAATGCGCAATTTTAAAGTTGACGGAAGACATTTTGCCATCAATGGACGCCAAACCTTTTTAAGAGGAAAGCACGATGCTGCCGTGTTTCCAAATATAGGACACACACCCATGGATGTGGAATCTTGGCGAAAAATCTATAAGATTGCTAAATCTTACGGCATCAACCATTACCGTTTCCACACCTACTGTCCTCCAGAAGCAGCCTTTACTGCGGCTGACCTAGAAGGTATGTATCTTCAGGCCGAACTTCCATTTTGGGGAGGTTTGGAGTCTGATACTATTGCTGCCCAATTGAAAGCCGAAGGAGAAGCGATGTTGAAAGCCTATGCCAACCACCCATCGTTTGTCATGTTTTCCCCTGGAAATGAAATTTGGAGCGGGCATGACAATGTTGAAAAACTAATGGTGTCTTTAAAAGGTTACGACGGTCGCCCAATGTACACCATAGGTTCTAACAATAATATAGGCTATGTCCCTCCTCGTGACTATGCCGAGTTTTTTGTAGGGGCCAGAACTCCTTTTGATGGCGATGCCAACAAAGCTCACACAAGATTAACACACGCCTTTGCCGATGCCAAGGATGGCGGAATTTTGAACACCCAAACACCATCAACAAATTTCAATTTTGATTATTCGGTATCTCGTTTGGAGCTTCCAATTATCAGTCATGAAATCGGGCAATACCAAATCTATCCTGATTACAAAGAAATTGAAAAATACACCGGTATTTTAAAGGCTTGGAACCTTATCGAGTTTAAAAACAGACTTGAAAAAGCTGGTATGCTAGATTTGGATAGTGCCTTTCAAAAGGCTTCAGGTGCTTGGTCCGCTATTTGCTATAAGGCAGAAATGGAAGCCGCGCTTCGCACAAAAGATATGGCAGGGTTCCAACTTTTAGACCTTCAAGATTTCCCTGGTCAAGGAACAGCTTTGGTTGGTATTTTGGATGCTTTTATGGACAGTAAAGATGTGGTAACTCCTGAAACATGGAAACAGTCCTGCAACGATGTGGTTCTGCTACTTGAATTCCCTAAATACACATGGACCAACAGTGAACATTTCACAGCTCAATTAGATGTTGTTAACTATTCCAACAAGGCGATTACTGAAGGCGTGCAATGGAAAGTTGAAAAAGAAAATGGCTTTGTCATGAACCAAGGCAATGTTAGCGCAACATCCATTTCCAATGACGGGTTATCCAATTTAGGAAAATTAAGTTTTGACTTGTCAAACATTGAAAAACCTGAAAGATTGAACGTTTTGGTGTCCATTGCCAATACGGAATACAGCAACTCCTATCCTATTTGGGTGTATCCTTCCAAAGAGGATATTGAAATTCCAACTTCTATTTCCATTGTTGAAGATTTGAATACATCTGCTTTAAACAACCTAAAAAACGGCGGTACGGTTTTGTATTTCCCAAAAACATCATCTATTGAAAAGAACAGTTTTCCAGGACACTTCCCTCCCGAATTTTGGAACTACGGCATGTTCAAGAGCATTAGCGAATCCAACAACAAACCTGTTTCGCCAGGAACACTAGGATTACTTATGGATCCAAAACATCCAATATTTAATGCTTTCCCTACCGATTTTCATACCAATTGGCAATGGTTTTCAATGATCAAAAACAGTAATTCTCTAATATTGGATAATACAGCTAATGATTATCGTCCTATTGTTCAGGTAATTGACAATTTGGAACGTAACCACAAATTAGGCCTCATTTTCGAATTTAAGGTTGGTACAGGAAAGTTATTGGTTTGCATGTCCCAATTGAACAAAATTGCAGACAGACCAGAAGCACGTCAATTATACCAATCCATTGTTAACTATATGGAGTCTGAAGATTTCCATCCGTCCTATGAAATATCTGCAGAAGAATTGACTTCTCTATTTCATTAG